In Musa acuminata AAA Group cultivar baxijiao chromosome BXJ2-10, Cavendish_Baxijiao_AAA, whole genome shotgun sequence, a genomic segment contains:
- the LOC103999777 gene encoding mitogen-activated protein kinase kinase kinase 1 isoform X1, producing the protein MERESSRSRGDGSGSGRRLGRSNAIKNVHYEPATAAAGEESPRLSTHFDPHPPAAAYSTITSFRMGGVDGEVDLICRSLGLSGPEDFAIPTSVWEEARRARSSSDLLLFPPSRDSFSRSPPTLLAASNFFDAIDDRRTLVVDDEAGDKKQLPIGTRRGVEGIRRGFKRLEITLPNKISRLTLNPPPPISLPHVDDGTSTWDIVRSFASGEEEERPAPEHDDGNDAATSTCLERRPFGSEEDGMSHDGEKLRLRSGDTDKELTGSTSASASDSSAVAVITVSPNAILRRSIKSWTRGGRLGSGSFGTVYEAISADGFFLAVKEVSLLDQGNDAKECIYQLEQEIGLLCRFEHENLIQFYGMDKDVSKLYIFLQLATQGSLVSLYQKYHLQNSQVSAYTRQILEGLNYLHGQNVVHRDIKCANILVDANGSVKLADFGLAKEISKLNWAKSCKGTVYWMAPEVVKTKPYGPSADIWSLGCTVLEMLTRHPPYRNLEWIEAFYKIGHGELPNIPNSLSIEAHDFIRKCLQVNPEDRPSAAQLLKHPFVKRSHPDSAGSVQSSPTKARPR; encoded by the exons ATGGAGCGCGAGAGCTCGAGGTCGCGCGgcgacggcagcggcagcggacGAAGGTTGGGCCGTAGCAACGCGATCAAGAACGTCCACTACGAAcccgccaccgccgctgccggcGAAGAATCCCCTCGCCTCTCGACCCACTTCGATCCGCACCCTCCCGCTGCCGCGTACTCCACCATAACGAGCTTCCGGATGGGCGGTGTCGATGGCGAGGTCGACCTCATCTGCCGCAGCCTCGGACTCTCCGGCCCGGAGGACTTCGCCATCCCCACCTCCGTCTGGGAGGAGGCGCGAAGGGCCCGCTCGTCCTCCGACCTACTCCTCTTCCCCCCTTCCCGCGATTCCTTCTCTCGGTCGCCGCCCACTCTCTTAGCAGCCTCCAATTTTTTCGATGCTATTGACGACCGACGGACGCTAGTCGTCGATGATGAGGCCGGGGACAAAAAACAGCTTCCTATTGGCACTAGAAGAGGCGTTGAAGGTATTAGACGAGGGTTTAAGCGATTGGAGATCACCCTTCCGAATAAGATTTCGAGATTGACTCTCAACCCTCCGCCGCCGATCTCTCTGCCTCATGTCGACGACGGGACCTCGACTTGGGATATTGTGAGGTCTTTTGCTTCCGGCGAGGAAGAGGAACGTCCGGCCCCTGAGCATGATGACGGTAATGATGCCGCTACGAGTACTTGCTTGGAGAGGAGGCCCTTTGGTTCTGAAGAGGATGGGATGAGCCACGATGGGGAGAAATTGAGGCTGAGGTCGGGGGATACAGACAAAGAGCTTACTGGGTCGACTTCGGCCAGCGCCAGTGACTCTTCTGCTGTGGCGGTGATTACCGTCTCACCTAATGCAATTTTGAGGAGGAGCATCAAGTCTTGGACAAGAGGCGGTAGACTTGGAAGCGGCTCGTTCGGGACGGTGTATGAGGCTATCAGTGC TGATGGATTTTTTCTTGCTGTCAAAGAAGTCTCCTTGCTTGACCAAGGAAATGATGCCAAAGAATGTATTTATCAGCTGGAGCAG GAAATTGGACTCTTGTGTCGTTTTGAACATGAAAATCTAATTCAATTTTATGGCATGGACAAG GATGTTTCAAAATTGTACATTTTCCttcaacttgctactcaaggatcctTAGTTTCACTTTATCAGAAGTATCATTTGCAGAACTCCCAAGTTTCTGCATACACCAGGCAAATTTTGGAAGGATTGAACTATCTACATGGTCAAAACGTAGTGCACAG AGACATCAAGTGTGCAAATATTTTGGTTGATGCAAATGGATCAGTGAAGCTTGCTGACTTTGGCCTGGCAAAAGAG ATATCTAAGTTGAATTGGGCAAAATCGTGCAAAGGAACTGTATATTGGATGGCCCCAGAG GTTGTGAAGACCAAGCCATATGGGCCTTCAGCTGACATATGGAGCCTTGGGTGTACTGTTTTAGAGATGCTGACGCGTCATCCTCCTTATCGCAATCTAGAATGG ATAGAAGCTTTCTATAAGATTGGTCATGGTGAACTGCCAAATATCCCTAACTCCTTATCCATAGAGGCCCATGATTTCATTAGAAAGTGCTTACAGGTCAATCCAGAAGATAGGCCCTCTGCTGCTCAGCTGTTAAAACACCCATTTGTTAAGCGATCACATCCGGATTCTGCTGGTTCTGTACAGTCTTCACCAACAAAAGCAAGACCCAGATGA
- the LOC103999777 gene encoding mitogen-activated protein kinase kinase kinase 1 isoform X2, which produces MERESSRSRGDGSGSGRRLGRSNAIKNVHYEPATAAAGEESPRLSTHFDPHPPAAAYSTITSFRMGGVDGEVDLICRSLGLSGPEDFAIPTSVWEEARRARSSSDLLLFPPSRDSFSRSPPTLLAASNFFDAIDDRRTLVVDDEAGDKKQLPIGTRRGVEGIRRGFKRLEITLPNKISRLTLNPPPPISLPHVDDGTSTWDIVRSFASGEEEERPAPEHDDGNDAATSTCLERRPFGSEEDGMSHDGEKLRLRSGDTDKELTGSTSASASDSSAVAVITVSPNAILRRSIKSWTRGGRLGSGSFGTVYEAISADGFFLAVKEVSLLDQGNDAKECIYQLEQEIGLLCRFEHENLIQFYGMDKDVSKLYIFLQLATQGSLVSLYQKYHLQNSQVSAYTRQILEGLNYLHGQNVVHRDIKCANILVDANGSVKLADFGLAKEISKLNWAKSCKGTVYWMAPEVVKTKPYGPSADIWSLGCTVLEMLTRHPPYRNLEWVNPEDRPSAAQLLKHPFVKRSHPDSAGSVQSSPTKARPR; this is translated from the exons ATGGAGCGCGAGAGCTCGAGGTCGCGCGgcgacggcagcggcagcggacGAAGGTTGGGCCGTAGCAACGCGATCAAGAACGTCCACTACGAAcccgccaccgccgctgccggcGAAGAATCCCCTCGCCTCTCGACCCACTTCGATCCGCACCCTCCCGCTGCCGCGTACTCCACCATAACGAGCTTCCGGATGGGCGGTGTCGATGGCGAGGTCGACCTCATCTGCCGCAGCCTCGGACTCTCCGGCCCGGAGGACTTCGCCATCCCCACCTCCGTCTGGGAGGAGGCGCGAAGGGCCCGCTCGTCCTCCGACCTACTCCTCTTCCCCCCTTCCCGCGATTCCTTCTCTCGGTCGCCGCCCACTCTCTTAGCAGCCTCCAATTTTTTCGATGCTATTGACGACCGACGGACGCTAGTCGTCGATGATGAGGCCGGGGACAAAAAACAGCTTCCTATTGGCACTAGAAGAGGCGTTGAAGGTATTAGACGAGGGTTTAAGCGATTGGAGATCACCCTTCCGAATAAGATTTCGAGATTGACTCTCAACCCTCCGCCGCCGATCTCTCTGCCTCATGTCGACGACGGGACCTCGACTTGGGATATTGTGAGGTCTTTTGCTTCCGGCGAGGAAGAGGAACGTCCGGCCCCTGAGCATGATGACGGTAATGATGCCGCTACGAGTACTTGCTTGGAGAGGAGGCCCTTTGGTTCTGAAGAGGATGGGATGAGCCACGATGGGGAGAAATTGAGGCTGAGGTCGGGGGATACAGACAAAGAGCTTACTGGGTCGACTTCGGCCAGCGCCAGTGACTCTTCTGCTGTGGCGGTGATTACCGTCTCACCTAATGCAATTTTGAGGAGGAGCATCAAGTCTTGGACAAGAGGCGGTAGACTTGGAAGCGGCTCGTTCGGGACGGTGTATGAGGCTATCAGTGC TGATGGATTTTTTCTTGCTGTCAAAGAAGTCTCCTTGCTTGACCAAGGAAATGATGCCAAAGAATGTATTTATCAGCTGGAGCAG GAAATTGGACTCTTGTGTCGTTTTGAACATGAAAATCTAATTCAATTTTATGGCATGGACAAG GATGTTTCAAAATTGTACATTTTCCttcaacttgctactcaaggatcctTAGTTTCACTTTATCAGAAGTATCATTTGCAGAACTCCCAAGTTTCTGCATACACCAGGCAAATTTTGGAAGGATTGAACTATCTACATGGTCAAAACGTAGTGCACAG AGACATCAAGTGTGCAAATATTTTGGTTGATGCAAATGGATCAGTGAAGCTTGCTGACTTTGGCCTGGCAAAAGAG ATATCTAAGTTGAATTGGGCAAAATCGTGCAAAGGAACTGTATATTGGATGGCCCCAGAG GTTGTGAAGACCAAGCCATATGGGCCTTCAGCTGACATATGGAGCCTTGGGTGTACTGTTTTAGAGATGCTGACGCGTCATCCTCCTTATCGCAATCTAGAATGG GTCAATCCAGAAGATAGGCCCTCTGCTGCTCAGCTGTTAAAACACCCATTTGTTAAGCGATCACATCCGGATTCTGCTGGTTCTGTACAGTCTTCACCAACAAAAGCAAGACCCAGATGA